One Thermococcus sp. genomic region harbors:
- a CDS encoding DEAD/DEAH box helicase has translation MVTLRIPDGSALVKIEKAEPKVYFLVYDLLTYKKDYGKWEKPESLYDPYEKTFPVGLLPRVKKFLNSKGYRVRVIDERKVRGAKLNSTWNENFVLRRYQERAVKKALKARMGVLALPVGSGKTVVGLRIIHELDLSALIVVHTKELLYQWAERVEEILGVKAGIVGDNRWEEENVTVAMIQTLLSRGADKLQRDYAIVMFDECHRTSAAEKFYKLGLSLPQVYRFGLSATPWRRIRGEELKIEAVVGPIIYEVKAEDLIRESFLARPRFEVIKYESSMPSFSERYKELYEDMIMNNDERNRAIVEKAVELARKGHRVLIDVKRIEHGKILKEMLEKRGVKAEFLSSKSPNRREILEAYKRGEIPVLISTLLKEGVDIPEISAIILAGGGKSDIMTIQTIGRALRPKKGMKAVIVDVEDDDPLLFTHFLERQKALKQYYGKFYDREMELQLEKSISKKRRSRKGS, from the coding sequence ATGGTGACCCTCAGGATACCCGACGGCTCCGCACTGGTCAAAATTGAGAAGGCAGAGCCCAAGGTCTACTTCCTCGTCTACGACTTGCTCACCTACAAGAAGGACTACGGGAAGTGGGAGAAGCCAGAGAGCCTCTACGATCCCTACGAGAAGACCTTTCCGGTGGGCCTCCTGCCCAGGGTGAAGAAGTTCCTCAACAGCAAAGGCTACCGTGTTAGGGTCATAGACGAGAGAAAAGTGAGGGGAGCAAAGCTGAACTCCACGTGGAACGAGAACTTCGTCCTCCGCCGTTATCAGGAGAGGGCCGTTAAGAAGGCCCTGAAAGCGAGAATGGGTGTTCTGGCCCTTCCCGTGGGGAGCGGAAAGACCGTTGTGGGCCTGAGGATAATACACGAGCTGGATCTCTCCGCTCTAATCGTAGTCCACACCAAGGAGCTCCTCTATCAGTGGGCCGAACGAGTCGAGGAGATACTCGGCGTGAAAGCTGGCATCGTCGGGGACAACCGCTGGGAGGAGGAAAATGTTACTGTGGCCATGATTCAGACCCTCCTGTCGAGGGGAGCGGACAAGCTCCAGAGGGACTACGCGATTGTCATGTTCGATGAGTGCCACAGAACTTCCGCCGCTGAAAAGTTCTACAAGCTTGGGTTAAGCCTTCCGCAGGTTTACCGCTTCGGGCTCTCGGCGACCCCGTGGAGGAGGATACGTGGGGAAGAGCTCAAGATAGAGGCCGTTGTCGGGCCGATAATCTACGAGGTTAAGGCCGAGGACCTCATCAGGGAGAGCTTTTTGGCAAGACCCCGCTTTGAGGTCATAAAGTACGAGTCATCGATGCCCTCGTTCAGCGAGCGTTACAAGGAGCTCTACGAGGACATGATAATGAACAACGACGAGAGGAACAGGGCTATTGTGGAGAAGGCCGTTGAGCTGGCCAGAAAGGGGCACAGGGTTCTAATAGACGTGAAGCGCATCGAGCACGGCAAGATACTCAAGGAGATGCTGGAGAAGAGGGGAGTAAAGGCCGAGTTCCTCAGCTCCAAGAGCCCCAACAGGAGAGAGATACTGGAGGCCTACAAGAGGGGCGAGATTCCCGTCCTGATCTCGACGCTCCTCAAGGAGGGGGTTGACATACCCGAGATATCGGCGATAATCCTGGCCGGAGGGGGCAAGAGCGACATAATGACGATACAGACCATAGGCCGTGCCCTCAGACCGAAGAAGGGCATGAAGGCGGTCATAGTTGACGTTGAGGACGATGACCCGTTGCTCTTCACGCACTTCCTTGAGAGGCAGAAGGCGCTGAAGCAGTACTACGGAAAGTTCTACGACAGGGAGATGGAGCTACAGCTCGAAAAGAGCATCTCCAAAAAGCGCCGCTCTCGTAAGGGCTCGTGA
- a CDS encoding DUF2283 domain-containing protein, producing the protein MKVEYRHGVDVLYVKVSDKKPVDADMRGDVVIDLDEEGNVVGFEIWRARELILPEFMKFIERVKTKGKVESKG; encoded by the coding sequence GTGAAAGTCGAATATCGCCATGGCGTTGATGTCCTCTACGTCAAGGTCTCCGACAAAAAGCCGGTGGATGCTGATATGAGGGGAGATGTTGTGATAGACCTCGATGAGGAAGGAAACGTTGTGGGCTTCGAGATATGGCGCGCGAGAGAGCTAATCCTGCCAGAGTTTATGAAGTTCATCGAGAGGGTAAAGACGAAAGGAAAAGTTGAAAGCAAGGGGTGA
- the truA gene encoding tRNA pseudouridine(38-40) synthase TruA produces the protein MKLALRVAYDGTAFYGFQRQPDVRTVEGEIIRALKKLGVIEDPEKAEFKGASRTDRGVSALFNVVSFIPSKRPDLVRPEVLNHHLSDVWVIGVAEVPGDFHPRFWARSKTYRYYLVDEGFDVEAIKRCSRLFVGRHDFSAFARLEPGREPVRELKRIEIIPRQGYLIVELEGKSFLWEMARRIVNALRLCALGLLGEEEIREMLGGSYRKKVPPAQAEGLVLWRIEYPGIEFRTDEKGLRKARRDIFERYSRALTRAALFGDALFEL, from the coding sequence ATGAAGCTCGCCCTGAGAGTTGCCTACGATGGAACGGCCTTCTACGGCTTCCAGAGACAGCCCGACGTGAGAACCGTTGAGGGGGAGATAATCAGGGCCCTGAAAAAGCTGGGGGTTATAGAAGACCCCGAAAAAGCGGAGTTTAAAGGTGCCTCCAGAACAGACAGGGGAGTTTCGGCCCTGTTCAACGTCGTCTCCTTCATACCCTCCAAAAGACCTGATCTGGTCAGACCGGAGGTTCTGAACCACCACCTGAGCGACGTCTGGGTCATCGGCGTCGCGGAAGTTCCAGGGGACTTCCACCCGAGGTTCTGGGCGAGGTCGAAGACCTACCGCTACTATCTCGTTGACGAGGGCTTTGACGTTGAGGCCATCAAAAGGTGCTCCCGCCTCTTCGTAGGGAGGCATGACTTCTCGGCCTTCGCAAGGCTCGAACCGGGGAGGGAACCGGTGAGGGAGCTAAAACGGATCGAAATTATCCCGAGACAGGGCTATTTGATAGTTGAGCTCGAAGGGAAGAGCTTCCTGTGGGAGATGGCCCGGAGGATTGTAAACGCCCTGAGACTCTGTGCCCTCGGTCTGCTCGGGGAAGAGGAGATAAGGGAGATGCTCGGGGGGAGTTACAGAAAGAAAGTTCCCCCGGCACAGGCGGAGGGCCTTGTGCTCTGGAGGATAGAATACCCGGGAATAGAGTTCCGGACCGACGAGAAGGGCCTTAGAAAAGCAAGAAGGGATATTTTCGAGCGCTATTCACGAGCCCTTACGAGAGCGGCGCTTTTTGGAGATGCTCTTTTCGAGCTGTAG
- a CDS encoding phenylalanine--tRNA ligase subunit alpha: MELSYQEKLTLIKLGELKKAKFEELVEKTGLEQVAVMRAVLGLQAKGLSKLHERSEKVVKLTETGKEYAKIGLPERRALKVLREKGRATLDDLREVLSEEELKPIVGLLRKEGWASVRKEDGKLVLEVTEKGLKAEERPIDRALKLLAEKGSLPAKEIEKLVPLKELKRRKIGEEETVTERTVEITPAGEELVRKGIELKREVSVLTPELIKSGKWREVEFRKFDIKAPVRRIYPGKKQPYRAFLDKIRRRLIEMGFIEMTVESLIETQFWNFDALFQPQNHPAREWTDTYQLKYPKSGYLPEEELVERVKRAHEEGLAGSRGWGYVWSPERAMLLMPRAHGTALSGRQLAKGVEIPGKYFTIQRVFRPDVLDRTHLIEFNQVDGFVVGEDLNFRHLLGILKRFAVEIAGAKKVKFLPDYYPFTEPSVQMSAYHPELGWVEFGGAGIFREEMTKALGIDTPVIAWGIGIDRLAMFKLGIDDIRYLFSYDLRWLREAKLVW, encoded by the coding sequence ATGGAGCTTAGCTACCAAGAAAAGCTCACGCTCATAAAACTTGGAGAGCTCAAGAAGGCTAAATTCGAAGAGCTGGTGGAGAAGACGGGCCTTGAGCAGGTAGCGGTTATGAGGGCAGTTCTTGGCCTTCAGGCGAAGGGTTTATCCAAGCTCCACGAGAGGAGCGAGAAGGTCGTCAAGCTCACCGAGACCGGAAAGGAATATGCTAAAATCGGTCTTCCCGAGCGGAGGGCCCTGAAGGTTCTGAGGGAAAAGGGCAGAGCTACGCTCGACGACCTCAGGGAGGTTCTCAGCGAGGAGGAACTAAAGCCCATCGTCGGCCTTCTTCGGAAAGAAGGCTGGGCGAGCGTTAGGAAAGAGGACGGAAAGCTCGTTCTGGAGGTTACCGAGAAGGGGCTCAAAGCTGAGGAGAGGCCCATTGATAGGGCACTGAAACTTCTGGCAGAGAAGGGAAGCCTTCCCGCGAAGGAGATAGAAAAGCTCGTCCCGCTCAAGGAGCTCAAGAGGAGGAAGATTGGAGAGGAGGAAACCGTAACCGAGAGAACCGTGGAGATAACTCCAGCTGGAGAGGAGCTGGTAAGGAAGGGCATCGAGCTGAAGAGGGAAGTTTCCGTTCTAACGCCCGAACTCATAAAGTCTGGAAAATGGCGCGAGGTTGAGTTCAGGAAGTTTGACATCAAGGCCCCGGTGAGGAGGATTTATCCGGGCAAGAAGCAACCCTACAGAGCTTTCCTCGACAAGATAAGGAGAAGGCTCATCGAGATGGGCTTCATCGAGATGACCGTCGAGAGCCTCATAGAGACCCAGTTCTGGAACTTCGACGCTCTCTTCCAGCCGCAAAATCACCCCGCCCGCGAGTGGACAGACACTTACCAGCTCAAGTACCCGAAGAGCGGTTACCTGCCGGAGGAAGAGCTCGTTGAGAGGGTTAAGAGGGCCCACGAGGAAGGCCTAGCTGGCTCACGCGGCTGGGGCTACGTCTGGTCGCCGGAGAGGGCGATGCTCCTGATGCCGAGGGCTCACGGAACTGCCTTAAGCGGGAGACAGCTGGCTAAAGGCGTTGAAATACCGGGTAAGTACTTCACGATTCAGCGCGTCTTCCGCCCGGACGTCCTCGACAGGACTCACCTCATAGAGTTCAACCAGGTGGACGGCTTCGTCGTTGGTGAAGACCTAAACTTCAGGCACCTCCTTGGAATCCTTAAGCGCTTCGCGGTTGAAATTGCTGGAGCGAAGAAGGTCAAGTTCCTGCCCGATTACTATCCGTTCACTGAGCCGAGCGTCCAGATGAGCGCCTACCATCCAGAGCTCGGCTGGGTCGAGTTCGGTGGAGCCGGAATATTCCGCGAGGAGATGACCAAGGCTTTGGGCATAGACACTCCGGTCATAGCGTGGGGAATAGGGATAGACAGATTGGCCATGTTCAAGCTCGGCATTGACGACATCCGCTACCTCTTCAGCTACGATTTGAGGTGGCTCAGGGAAGCGAAGCTGGTGTGGTGA
- a CDS encoding type II toxin-antitoxin system RelE/ParE family toxin, giving the protein MYNVIVDKSVIKKAKKYLKPAHRQKLAEFLETLKTDPYPEPPYDLKPVRGERTEQTNTYRLRIGDYRLFYTVYWDEKNHHRN; this is encoded by the coding sequence GTGTATAATGTCATCGTGGATAAGAGCGTCATCAAAAAGGCCAAGAAATACCTCAAGCCAGCCCACAGACAAAAACTGGCTGAATTCCTTGAGACTCTGAAAACAGATCCTTACCCAGAGCCCCCATATGATTTAAAACCCGTAAGAGGGGAGAGAACAGAACAAACCAACACTTACCGCCTTAGAATTGGCGACTACAGGCTCTTTTACACCGTATATTGGGATGAAAAAAATCATCATCGCAACTGA
- a CDS encoding UbiD family decarboxylase produces the protein MLREILEGFEDVVVIEGPVKKELEVTRYLLKYRDRPVLFKDVEGWQVAGNIWSTRERIATYLGLSRDELLHFISDAMENPSPYRTVEKAPFLKNSTEDFSLRELPVPKYYPNCGGQYFTSAMVIAKDKDFVNVSFHRIMVRDEKTGAIRLVPRHLYAMWKEKAEREEELDVRIVVGNPVHLLLAGATSVAYGISELEIASRMSEKAFGRPLEVVNLGGIPVPVESEFVFEAKITPELVDEGPFVDITGTYDHVRKQPLVVFERMYHVDEPIFHALLPGGYEHFMLMGLPKEPQIYASVKRVVPKVHGVRLTEGGAMWLHAVVSITKQHDGDGKNAILAAFAGHPSLKHVVVVDEDINIYDDREVEWAIATRFQADRDLVIVPKARGSSLDPSAEKSLTTKWGIDATKPLERKRDFERARV, from the coding sequence ATGCTGAGGGAAATACTCGAGGGGTTTGAAGATGTCGTTGTAATCGAGGGGCCCGTGAAAAAGGAACTTGAGGTCACGCGCTACCTCCTGAAGTACAGGGACAGGCCGGTTCTCTTCAAGGACGTTGAGGGCTGGCAGGTTGCTGGCAATATCTGGAGCACCCGCGAGAGGATAGCCACATACCTCGGACTCAGCCGGGATGAGCTACTCCACTTCATAAGCGACGCGATGGAAAACCCTTCTCCGTATAGAACCGTTGAAAAGGCCCCATTCCTTAAGAACTCGACGGAGGACTTTTCGCTCAGGGAACTGCCCGTCCCGAAATACTATCCGAACTGCGGTGGCCAGTACTTCACCTCGGCAATGGTGATAGCCAAGGATAAGGATTTCGTGAACGTCTCCTTCCACAGGATAATGGTTCGCGACGAGAAGACCGGGGCGATAAGGCTCGTGCCGAGGCACCTCTACGCGATGTGGAAGGAGAAAGCTGAAAGGGAAGAAGAGCTCGACGTGAGAATCGTCGTTGGCAACCCCGTTCATCTCCTCTTGGCTGGAGCAACGAGCGTCGCCTATGGAATCAGCGAGCTTGAGATAGCCAGCAGGATGAGCGAGAAGGCCTTTGGAAGGCCCCTTGAGGTGGTCAATCTTGGAGGCATTCCCGTCCCAGTGGAGAGCGAGTTCGTCTTCGAGGCGAAGATAACGCCCGAGCTCGTTGACGAGGGTCCCTTCGTAGACATAACCGGCACTTACGACCATGTGAGAAAACAGCCCTTGGTGGTCTTTGAGAGGATGTACCACGTCGATGAGCCAATCTTCCACGCCCTCCTCCCCGGGGGCTACGAGCACTTCATGCTCATGGGCCTTCCCAAGGAGCCCCAGATATACGCGAGCGTCAAGCGCGTCGTCCCCAAAGTCCACGGGGTAAGGCTAACCGAGGGAGGGGCCATGTGGCTCCACGCGGTGGTTTCGATAACCAAACAGCACGATGGAGATGGCAAAAACGCAATCTTAGCTGCCTTTGCGGGCCATCCCAGTTTAAAGCACGTTGTTGTGGTTGACGAAGACATCAACATATATGACGACCGCGAAGTGGAGTGGGCTATAGCAACTCGCTTTCAGGCGGACAGAGACCTCGTCATAGTGCCCAAAGCCAGGGGTAGCTCCCTCGACCCCTCGGCTGAGAAAAGCTTAACGACCAAGTGGGGGATTGACGCAACCAAACCGCTCGAAAGAAAGAGGGACTTCGAGAGGGCTAGGGTTTAG
- the pheT gene encoding phenylalanine--tRNA ligase subunit beta, with translation MPKFDVSKSDLERLIGKSFTVEEWEDLFLYAKCELDDVWEENGEIYFKADSKDTNRPDLWSAEGIARQIKWALGIEKGLPKYEVEKSNVVVYVDEKLKEIRPYGVYAIVEGLKLDEEALKQMINLQEKVALTFGRRRREVAIGIFDFDKVKPPIYYRAAEKAEKFVPLGFTEELTLEEILEKHEKGKEYGHLIKDKPYYPLLIDSEGKVLSMPPIINSEITGRVTTETKNVFVDVTGWDLRKIMLALNVVVTALAERGGKIRSVKVVYPDFEIETPDLTPKPFEVELDYVRKLAGLELSDGEIKELLERMMYDVELEGGRAKLLYPAFRDDIMHARDVLEDVLIAYGYNEIEPEEPKLAVQGRGDKFTDFEDAVRELMVGFGLQEVMTFNLTNREAQYSKMNLEYGRDYLNNPPAELVEIENPISPKWSALRNWLLPSLLDFLSQNTHEEYPQKIFEVGKATLIDESRETKTVSESKLAVALAHPRVTFTEAKEILDSVMRHLGFEYGLEEIEHPSFIPGRAGKIVVGGKAIGVIGEVHPTVLENWGLEMPVATFELFLRPLYTEPYL, from the coding sequence ATGCCGAAGTTCGACGTTTCGAAGTCCGACCTTGAGAGGCTCATTGGAAAGAGCTTCACCGTTGAGGAGTGGGAGGATCTCTTCCTATACGCCAAGTGCGAGCTCGACGACGTCTGGGAGGAGAACGGCGAAATCTACTTCAAGGCAGATTCCAAGGACACCAACAGGCCCGACCTCTGGAGTGCAGAGGGAATAGCGAGGCAGATTAAGTGGGCCTTAGGAATTGAGAAGGGCCTGCCGAAGTACGAAGTTGAGAAGAGCAACGTTGTAGTTTACGTCGATGAGAAACTGAAAGAGATAAGGCCCTACGGTGTCTACGCTATAGTTGAAGGCCTAAAACTCGATGAGGAAGCGCTAAAACAGATGATAAACCTCCAGGAGAAAGTTGCCCTAACCTTTGGAAGGCGCAGAAGGGAGGTAGCGATTGGGATATTTGACTTCGACAAGGTGAAGCCTCCAATCTATTACAGGGCAGCGGAAAAGGCCGAAAAGTTCGTCCCCCTCGGCTTCACCGAGGAGCTAACGCTTGAGGAAATCCTTGAGAAGCACGAGAAGGGGAAAGAGTACGGGCATCTGATAAAGGATAAGCCCTACTACCCGCTCCTCATTGACAGCGAGGGCAAAGTCCTCTCCATGCCCCCGATAATCAACTCCGAGATAACAGGAAGGGTAACGACCGAAACCAAGAACGTCTTCGTTGACGTGACCGGGTGGGACTTGAGAAAGATCATGCTGGCCTTGAACGTCGTTGTTACTGCTTTAGCTGAACGCGGTGGAAAAATCAGGAGTGTGAAGGTTGTCTATCCCGATTTTGAAATTGAAACACCAGACCTGACGCCAAAGCCCTTTGAGGTCGAGCTGGACTACGTAAGGAAGTTGGCCGGCCTTGAGCTGAGCGACGGGGAAATAAAGGAGCTCCTTGAGAGGATGATGTACGATGTTGAGCTCGAAGGTGGAAGGGCGAAGCTCCTTTATCCGGCCTTCCGCGACGATATAATGCACGCGAGGGACGTTTTAGAGGACGTCCTCATCGCCTACGGCTACAACGAGATCGAGCCGGAAGAGCCAAAGCTTGCCGTTCAGGGCAGGGGGGACAAGTTCACTGACTTCGAGGACGCCGTGAGGGAACTCATGGTGGGCTTTGGCTTGCAGGAGGTCATGACTTTCAACCTTACTAACAGGGAGGCCCAGTACTCGAAGATGAACCTCGAATACGGCAGGGATTACCTCAACAATCCTCCAGCCGAGCTCGTCGAGATAGAGAACCCGATAAGCCCCAAGTGGTCGGCCCTGAGGAACTGGCTTTTGCCGAGCCTGCTCGACTTCCTGAGCCAGAACACCCACGAGGAGTACCCGCAGAAAATCTTTGAGGTCGGGAAGGCGACGCTGATAGATGAGAGCAGAGAAACAAAAACGGTGAGCGAGAGCAAATTAGCGGTGGCCTTGGCGCATCCGCGCGTTACCTTCACCGAGGCCAAGGAAATACTTGACTCGGTAATGAGGCACCTCGGCTTTGAGTACGGGCTTGAAGAGATCGAACACCCGAGCTTCATTCCCGGCAGGGCTGGAAAAATAGTCGTTGGGGGGAAGGCGATAGGGGTTATCGGGGAGGTTCACCCGACAGTTCTTGAGAACTGGGGCCTAGAAATGCCCGTCGCTACCTTTGAGCTCTTCCTGAGGCCCCTCTACACCGAGCCCTACCTATGA